A single genomic interval of Vulpes lagopus strain Blue_001 chromosome 19, ASM1834538v1, whole genome shotgun sequence harbors:
- the LOC121479020 gene encoding 39S ribosomal protein L42, mitochondrial-like — translation FTVALAAVKWAISNRTVWKHLIPIQNGALYCVCHKSMYSPLPDDYNCKVELALTSDGRTIVCYHPSVDIPYEHTKPIPRPYPVHNNEETHDQVLKTRLEEKNEHFEQGLMIEQLSKMFFTIKHHWYPCGQYHRRRRKLDPPKDR, via the coding sequence TTCACCGTGGCATTGGCAGCAGTAAAATGGGCAATATCAAACAGAACTGTCTGGAAACATTTAATTCCAATTCAAAATGGAGCTTTATATTGTGTTTGTCATAAATCTATGTATTCTCCTCTACCAGATGACTATAATTGCAAAGTAGAGCTTGCTTTGACATCTGACGGCAGGACGATAGTATGCTACCACCCTTCTGTGGACATTCCATATGAGCATACAAAACCTATCCCTCGGCCATATCCTGTGCATAATAATGAAGAAACACATGACCAAGTGCTGAAAACcagactagaagaaaaaaatgaacactttgAGCAAGGACTTATGATAGAACAACTTAGCAAAATGTTCTTTACTATTAAGCACCATTGGTATCCTTGTGGACAGTATCATAGACGTCGTAGGAAACTGGATCCTCCAAAAGACAGATGA
- the LOC121478804 gene encoding cytochrome b-c1 complex subunit 8 produces the protein MGRQFGNLTRMRHVITYSLSPFEQRAFPHYFSKGIPNVLRRTRACALRVVPPFIAFYLVYTWGTQEFEKSKRKNPAAYENDK, from the coding sequence ATGGGCCGCCAGTTTGGGAACCTGACCCGGATGCGGCATGTGATCACCTACAGTTTGTCGCCCTTCGAGCAGCGCGCCTTCCCGCACTACTTCAGCAAAGGCATCCCCAACGTGCTGCGCCGTACGCGGGCGTGCGCCCTTCGCGTCGTGCCCCCGTTCATAGCGTTTTACCTTGTCTACACATGGGGAACCCAGGAGTTTGAGAAATCCAAGAGGAAGAATCCAGCTGCCTATGAAAATGACAAATGA